In a genomic window of Sphingomonas koreensis:
- the pstA gene encoding phosphate ABC transporter permease PstA translates to MSELSHRAPTDWKTDEMQKRIRKRYRAERRFRLIGMSAVVISAAFLFFLLATMIGNGAAGFMRTEVSLPIDFKSAPLEVDRAQLATRGADLALAGAGLEDRVQNAATAAFGEKGEELIAENAWTAVRDAIKEDPNLLSQSTHIWVPASSELDAAADGGGEPEFRTIVQQLRERGALQSGFNASFLSRADSTDPTAVGIWGALKGSMLTMLVTLLIAFPIGVLSAVYLEEYAPKNRWTDLIEVSINNLAAVPSIIFGLLGLAVFLGMLGLPRSAPLVGGLTLALMIMPVIVIAGRNAIKAVPPSIRDAALGIGASRVQVVFHHVLPLALPGILTGTIIGMARALGETAPLLLIGMRAFIVTPPGGVFDPATVLPVQIFLWSDEVSRGFIEKTSAAIIVLLAFLLAMNALAIYLRNKFETRW, encoded by the coding sequence ATGAGTGAGCTGAGCCACCGCGCGCCCACCGACTGGAAGACGGATGAGATGCAGAAGCGCATCCGCAAGCGCTATCGCGCCGAACGCCGGTTTCGGCTGATCGGCATGAGCGCGGTCGTCATCTCGGCGGCGTTCCTGTTCTTCCTGCTCGCCACGATGATCGGCAACGGCGCCGCCGGGTTCATGCGGACCGAGGTTTCGTTGCCGATCGACTTCAAGTCGGCGCCGCTCGAGGTCGATCGCGCCCAGCTTGCCACGCGCGGCGCCGATCTGGCGCTGGCGGGTGCAGGCCTGGAGGATCGCGTCCAGAACGCCGCGACCGCGGCGTTCGGCGAGAAGGGCGAGGAGCTGATCGCCGAGAACGCCTGGACCGCCGTTCGGGACGCGATCAAGGAAGACCCCAATCTGCTGAGCCAGAGTACGCATATCTGGGTGCCGGCATCGAGCGAGCTCGATGCCGCCGCGGACGGCGGCGGCGAGCCGGAGTTCCGCACGATCGTCCAGCAACTGCGCGAACGGGGTGCACTGCAGAGCGGCTTCAACGCGAGCTTCCTGAGCCGCGCCGACTCGACCGATCCCACCGCGGTAGGCATCTGGGGGGCGCTCAAGGGCTCGATGCTCACCATGCTGGTGACGCTGCTGATCGCCTTCCCGATCGGCGTGCTCTCGGCCGTGTATCTTGAGGAATATGCCCCCAAGAACCGTTGGACCGACCTGATCGAGGTTTCGATCAACAACCTCGCCGCGGTGCCCTCGATCATCTTCGGCCTGCTCGGCCTGGCCGTGTTCCTGGGCATGCTCGGGCTGCCACGCTCGGCGCCCCTGGTCGGCGGGTTGACGCTTGCGCTGATGATCATGCCTGTGATCGTCATCGCCGGACGCAACGCGATCAAGGCCGTGCCGCCATCGATCCGCGACGCCGCGCTGGGCATTGGCGCCAGCCGCGTACAGGTGGTCTTCCATCATGTGCTGCCGCTCGCACTGCCCGGCATCCTCACCGGCACGATCATCGGCATGGCGCGTGCGCTGGGCGAGACAGCGCCGCTGCTGCTGATCGGCATGCGCGCCTTCATCGTCACGCCGCCGGGCGGCGTGTTCGATCCCGCCACCGTGCTGCCCGTCCAGATCTTTCTCTGGTCGGACGAGGTCAGCCGCGGCTTCATCGAGAAGACCAGCGCGGCGATCATCGTGCTCCTGGCTTTCCTGCTCGCGATGAACGCCCTCGCCATCTATCTTCGCAACAAATTCGAGACCCGCTGGTGA